Within Triticum dicoccoides isolate Atlit2015 ecotype Zavitan chromosome 1B, WEW_v2.0, whole genome shotgun sequence, the genomic segment cacctctctaacggtgacatagcttccctccaaggaagtgaacatcggcataatcctcgtctctcggagttgcggttatccctaaccctaacttcgtacttgtggttacttgtctcttagtctttacttatatcatattgtgcttgcttactcacatacttgtgttacttgtttaccttgcttagctcttagcatcatacttgcgattgttaggctcactttcatattccgcattgttacctaaaattgctaagtaacaattaaaatttgtaattgtacctattcacctccCTGTAGGTCCATCTCGAGCCTTTCAACAGGTTTGCACTCAAATACCTCACTCTGTTCCCACAATACTTTTTTCTGAGTACTCCAATAGCTTACCTTATTTTATTATAAAACGCTAAGATCAATTTACAAGAAAACATGTGGGCACCCCATGTTTGATTTGGCATAATGAGCTTGCCGCATTTTTGCCACGCCACAAGTGAGGCAAGTCTGGCCGAGTTAGCCCCTTGCTTGTTTGTAGCTACACTTGTGCCAAGATTTCTTTCAAGCAAACTAGACCCTACATGTGATTGACTCAGAGAAGTGTTATAAGATTACCTCAAATGTGGCAAAGTATGATGCCAATTTTAATCACCGAACCTAAGACATGTATGACAAAAAAAGTATGGCAAGTATTGACAAACTTAATATATGAAGCAAACATGCTCGAAATCCTCACAAATCTATGTAGGCTCACGACACCAGCACTCCTCCGAGTCCTCAACTGATCCATGATATGGTACACAAGGGCCACGACACAATAGTGCTACTCTATATTTGAGAACACCCTTGTGTTGCGATGCTTTCATAGACTCCATGAGATGACAATGACCACATGTCGAAGCTCTTTTTAACCCGCTTTGAAAGAAAAATGAAATCCTTGAGCCGAACCAGCAGTTCTAAAGGCTCTCACTTGTCGTCGGAGCTGAAGCCTTCACCTGCAACAAGTCAAGGCACTTTTGCAAGTTTCTCTAGCCGCTACACACTGCTTGAGTATGCAGCTGAGGAAGCATAACACGTCGCTGAGGGAAAATTGTGCCGATGATACCAATTGTCATGCCCTTTGCTAGATTCGAGATCGATTTGGTAGCTAGGGTTCTAGAAGATCTCAGAGAAAAAGGAAAGTATGTGCATGAAAACTAGGGTTTGGGAACTGTAGGGGGTATGATTGTATTTGTTAGGAAGTTCTACATATTAAGCATATCTAATACAACTCAGTGGTTGTCTTATATAGCATAGCTGGTAATGATAGAAAGTGAATAAACCGGCAAGTGAAAAGATACGGCAACGTAAATACCACTTCCGGTAGAAGGCGAGCCGTTCGATCTTGTTGTGACTTGTGAGCTTCGTTCTTGATTGTCCATTAACTGAAGTATTGTGACACCCATAACTAAAGACGATGTGGCCTGATACGAGCACCACAACTCGTTTCGCTATCTCACAGGTCTGTAAGTCATGGATCCACACTGTGCACTATTTGATGGCCCCCTGCTCACAGGGTTTACACTCACATATCGCACTCTGTCCCCACCATTTTTTTTTTGAGTACTCCAATAGCTTACCTTATTTTTATAGAAGACAACAAGATCAATTTACTACAAAACATGTGGGCACTACAAACAATGAAACAGACAACATCACAACTCTACCATCCAAAGGTAAGAGAGTGTTTGATTTGCATAAATAAAGCTGccacattttgccatgtcataagtGATGCAAGTTTGACCGAGTTAGCCATCAGTTTGGTTTGCAGTCACATTTATGGCAGTATTTCTTTTATGCAAACCAGACCCTACATGTCATTGACTCAAAAAAGTGCTGCAAGATTACCTCAAATGTGGCAAAGTATGACGCCTATTTCAACCGCCTAACCTAAGACGTGTGACAAAAAAAAAGTATGGCAAATATTGACAAACTTAGTATATGAAGCAAACATGCCCTAAATCCTCACAAAACTATCTAGacagcagactaaggcatagcctagtggttggaaggggttgatgccttcccacccacccaggttcaaggcatggtacttgcaatttgaggttgttgcaccaattatactgtagggggttcccttacagtctttctgtcaaaaaaaaaaaactatctAGACACACAACACCAGCACTCCTCCAAGTTCTCAACTGATCCATGATGTGGTACACAAGGGCCGCGACACAATAGTGCTAGTCTATATTTGAGAACACCCTTGTGTTGTGTTGCTTTCATAGATTGCGTGAGATGACGATGACTGCGCATCGAAGCCCTTTTTAACCCGCTTTTGGAAAAAGAAAATCCTTGAGCGGAACCACCAGTTTCTCAAGGCTGTCACTTGTCGTCGGAGCTGAAGGCTTCACCTGCAACCAGTCAAGGCGTTTTTGCAAGTTTATCTAGCCGCTACACACTGCATGAGTATGCAGCTGCCGAGGACGGCGACGTATGCAGCTGCAAGCCGTGAGAGAGCTCGCTGGCGACAGTCCCGCTCCAACGTGGTGAAGTCACACGTTGTAGAGCCGAGTGCATTGGGCTAATCAATCCTTGTGGCGACAGTCCCGCTCCAACGTCGGAGATCCATCGGGGGAGTCGGGGCTTCCGTGCGCTTGCTAAAAAACACCAGGCAATCACCGGAAAAAGGAAACAACTCCAGTCAAGAATGCCCATGGATGCCAGTATTCCGGCAAGCCCATGATCCATGTCCAGATCCAGCACTGGTTGTCGGACAGCTGACGGGGGCCACATCTGTGGCTCCCATTCCATTATTACCAACCGCTGCCAACTTCACCCAGGAACCAGAAATGAACATGCTAACAATGGACCATCCAGTCCGGTCCAATACTACCAGACATTGCCTGCATCAGAAAAGGGGTTAGCAACACACAATCCACAGGGAGGGGTACATGTCCAATATAACCAACCATCCATTATCCATCATCTTTGGGGGGTGTACGATGTCTCGACCAAGCGTTATTCGTCCGACCGACACTCGTTATTCTTTTTTCCAATCTCCATCAAATTCAAGCTGGGCAATcatcaaaaagaaaaggaaaaacagtATAGCGACGGCGACGCGAACGCAAAATCTCTCTCTTCTCACTCAGCAGCCCACGGTGCGGGCGCAGACCCTGCGCTGGATGAGGGTCCGGCACGACGGGCACTCCTTCATCCCCTGCTTGTCGTGGAGGTCGTTGCACTTGGCGCAGACCACCTGGTGGGCACAGGGGAGGAACACCACCGACATCTCCTCGCTCAGGCACATGACGCACTCGCGGTCGCGCTGGATGTCGTCGAAGTCGaggtccagggccgccgcccccgccaccttggccaggacCTGTGCGTTGCCGCCGTTCTTTCTCCCCTCGGAGAGATGCAGGGCACGGGTCTTGTCGTCCGTTCCCCACTTGGGAGCAGCCGTCTCTGAAGCGTCCAGGGATATCTTCAGCTGCGAGATCTGCTGCTCCAGGGCACGGATCTCGCTCTTGTATCTCTGCATGTCGTTCTCAGCTTTGAGGTGCAGGAAATTCTCTTCCGACCTCAGAGATGTCTCAATCTGACCCCGCTCTTTCCTCTCTGAGCTCACACAGGCAATTGCCTCAGTCTTCCTAGCCTCTTCCTGTCTCCATCTTACCTGCAAGCATTCAACAATGGTTCAGGTCAAGATGGAATACACTGGATCCACAGGCTGTACTGCATTGTACAAAGTAACCTTCAACAACTTCGGCAAAACATGACATAAGAGATCAACTTAAAATAAAGTAGATGTGTATGCCAACCATGAAAACTAATGAAAAATATGTTACAAGCACACACAATTTCTGTTTTTAAGCACATAGAATGAATTGGTCGTATACTATTGCCAAATAAGATGATGAACTTTATAAAAGAATAGGATTTCAGTAGTAGCCTAACCTAAGCCACCTTTCTAGTCCTATTGTTGCTTTAACCCACTAATCTAGAAAGACACAAGTGATTTCATGTTTTGTACTGAAGTGGTGACCTGTTTTTATATTCCACCCTCTGAAAGATACTGAACAAAGCAAGGACTTAAATCACATGATATGAGTCAACGAACCAAAGGTTGAAGAGACGCTGCAGAGGTGCTAGTGAAGGAACCGACTTTTTACTCTGTTTAGAGTTTAAACTATAGAACGTACCGACAGTCAATAAAAGGTAATTATACTATTCACCCAAATCAAAATTTTACTATTGGGAGGAATTTAATGAAGAATAGAGATATACCATAACGTTCAAGTAGCTTCTTTCCTGCCAGCTATATGTGAAATACTAAATATGCTTACAGCCTTCACAGCATAACAACCAATTAGCTACCATTTATTATGTAAACTTCTAAACACCCTCATTAGTATGCACAGAAACAGAAAACAAATGTAAGTAAATAAAAGACCATGAAGCGAAACGTAATGAAATGCATAACCATGACCACATCTATTAAACGTACCCAGCAAAATCAACACATATTAAAGCATGAAAAGCATAACCATGACCGCATCTATGAAACGTACCCAACAAAATCAACACGTATTAAAGCATATACTTGGGGGAGGCTCCTCCTAATAATCAACTTAATTGTTTGTTTGCAGCAAACAAATCTAAACAGAGATAGAAATCCTTTCAAACTGTGGAGTATATGTCAACTAAACCACATGAAGTACATATAGATGTGAAGTTAAAATATGAGGCTTGCATGTGTTCCATAGATATTATTTACTTCAATGTAGAAGATTACGAAGAGGCAAGGTTGTAAATACCTTGAGTTGTTCCTTCTTCTCTTTAGCATGCTGAAGTTGTTGCTGAACCCGAGATAGTTTGCTCTTTTCAGATGCAAGCTGCTCTTGCAACATGGCTCTCTCGGATTCCCAATGCTGGGACCTTTTAAGACTGCTCTCATCCTTCTTTGAAAGCTCCACAAAATTTGCTGCAGACTCAGCTGCGTGCCGCTTTGCGGCTTCCATCTGCATCCTAAGTTGTGCATTCTCAGCCTCACGCCTACGAGCAGAAGCATCTGCTTTATCCAGTTGATTGTTTGCCCTAGAAATAGCAGACTCCATCTCTAAAAGCTTCTTCCGAGTGCTCTCTTCCAGACAGTGCCTTTCATCATGAAGTCGGCTCGCCTCTTCCTTCTCTTTCCGGAGTGACTGAAGCTCCTCCTTCTCTTTGGCAAGTCGCCGTGTGACCTGCATCACCTTCTCCATAGCCCAGTCTGTCCAATCCCTCATATGTGCTTGCAACTCTTTCTGCCTCTGGACAAGAATCAAGACCATTTCATCCTTCTTATCTTGTGGAATCCAGACCTTCTGATCCTCATCGTATGCAAAGTTAATTTTGCTGCTAGGGTCTACAGCTTCAGCACTAGAATCATGATTCAAAGAAGGAGCAGAACCATCACTTGAGGAAGGTAAAGGCAAAGGCAATGGCAACGACAATGACAATTCTGTGCTAGCAGCTGATGCTGGGTCAGTGTTATTGGGGGGCTTAGCATCAAATGATGGAAGGGAGGCAATGGTACCAGTGGCTGTAAAAGAAAGGTCAACTGAATATTCTGACCCTTTCATGCTTGCAGCAAACCCCTTGGCAATTTTTGATGCACCTTTCAAGCTACATGTAGCAGAATCTGAAACCTGCCTGCACTTCCTCTCTAATGCTACAGTCCCACAAGAGATATACTTGCCAGACCTAAGAGATCCTTTAGAGCCCAACGCTCGGGAATTCTTATCAAAGCTCATTAACTTCTGCCGGTGCAAGGAATCCCTCTTAGAGCCTCCCCTCTTGCTAGGGAATGGCTTATCATCCTTCACAGATTGTGTCGCAGCAGCAACAAATGGTTGATCCTCTGAATGATCAGGCGTAGCAGCCGGGTGTTCTTTTGGCTTAACATTTGGTGCCACAGGATGCATCTTTCCAGAGACACATGGCTTGCCACTTGGCACATTCGGGTTCACTGGTGTTGTGGATGAATCAGCTTTCACAGCATTGTACGTGCCAGGTGGCACTGGGGTAAGTTTGCCGCGGAAAGTAACACCAGTCTGTGGGTTGGTAATAGAAACCGACAGATCGGAAGTTGGGGTGGGTTCATAGTTCCCCACAACTGGCTGTGCAATCACTTGAGCACCCACAGCCGGAAGAGGAGCAGCGCTATAGTCCATGGCACAGGCATGGGCTACATTCATATCTGACATGAGCAAGCAAAACATCACATCGCCTGTAGTGTAGAACGGCTGGGCTTCATTGACCACCGCAACCAGGCTAGCAAG encodes:
- the LOC119324119 gene encoding putative E3 ubiquitin-protein ligase RF298 translates to MSSVATQEAASGSTLQEKAASRNKRKFRAEPPSGELAPFGLEYPLTTDCVGFEFMSPEKAAMAAAAAAAEGANLDFIPSTCDACKGIHATAEELLECQRYVNWSDPNEAQLEEILLKSLDTTFDNAVSVITTMGYSEAAARAAVVRAAAQYSWRESLAGFSEAAVEVLKSEGDMLPRDGSSLEDMRKIEQVVLASLVAVVNEAQPFYTTGDVMFCLLMSDMNVAHACAMDYSAAPLPAVGAQVIAQPVVGNYEPTPTSDLSVSITNPQTGVTFRGKLTPVPPGTYNAVKADSSTTPVNPNVPSGKPCVSGKMHPVAPNVKPKEHPAATPDHSEDQPFVAAATQSVKDDKPFPSKRGGSKRDSLHRQKLMSFDKNSRALGSKGSLRSGKYISCGTVALERKCRQVSDSATCSLKGASKIAKGFAASMKGSEYSVDLSFTATGTIASLPSFDAKPPNNTDPASAASTELSLSLPLPLPLPSSSDGSAPSLNHDSSAEAVDPSSKINFAYDEDQKVWIPQDKKDEMVLILVQRQKELQAHMRDWTDWAMEKVMQVTRRLAKEKEELQSLRKEKEEASRLHDERHCLEESTRKKLLEMESAISRANNQLDKADASARRREAENAQLRMQMEAAKRHAAESAANFVELSKKDESSLKRSQHWESERAMLQEQLASEKSKLSRVQQQLQHAKEKKEQLKVRWRQEEARKTEAIACVSSERKERGQIETSLRSEENFLHLKAENDMQRYKSEIRALEQQISQLKISLDASETAAPKWGTDDKTRALHLSEGRKNGGNAQVLAKVAGAAALDLDFDDIQRDRECVMCLSEEMSVVFLPCAHQVVCAKCNDLHDKQGMKECPSCRTLIQRRVCARTVGC